From the Macaca nemestrina isolate mMacNem1 chromosome 7, mMacNem.hap1, whole genome shotgun sequence genome, one window contains:
- the LOC105491835 gene encoding mitogen-activated protein kinase-binding protein 1 isoform X3: MAVEGSTITSRIKNLLRSPSIKLRRNKAGNRREDLSSKVTLEKVLGITVSGGRGLACDPRSGLVAYPAGCVVVLFNPRKHKQHHILNSSRKTITALAFSPDGKYLVTGESGHMPAVRVWDVAERSQVAELQEHKYGVACVAFSPSAKYIVSVGYQHDMIVNVWAWKKNIVVASNKVSSRVTAVSFSEDCSYFVTAGNRHIKFWYLDDSKTSKVNATVPLLGRSGLLGELRNNLFTDVACGRGKKADSTFCITSSGLLCEFSDRRLLDKWVELRNTDSFTTTVAHCISVSQDYIFCGCADGTVRLFNPSNLHFLSTLPRPHALGTDIASITEASRLFSGVANARYPDTIALTFDPTNQWLSCVYNDHSIYVWDVRDPKKVGKVYSALYHSSCVWSVEVYPEVKDSNQACLPPSSFITCSSDNTIRLWNTESSGVHGSTLHRNILSSDLIKIIYVDGNTQALLDTELPGGEKADASLMDPRVGIRSVCVSPNGQHLASGDRMGTLRVHELQSLSEMLKVEAHDSEILCLEYSKPDTGLKLLASASRDRLIHVLDAGREYSLQQTLDEHSSSITAVKFAASDGQVRMISCGADKSIYFRTAQKSGDGVQFTRTHHVVRKTTLYDMDVEPSWKYTAIGCQDRNIRIFNISSGKQKKLFKGSQGEDGTLIKVQTDPSGIYIATSCSDKNLSIFDFSSGECVATMFGHSEIVTGMKFSNDCKHLISVSGDSCIFVWRLSSEMTISMRQRLAELRQRQRGGKQQGPSSPQRASGPNRHQAPSMLSPGPTLSSDSDKEGEDEGTEEELPALPVLAKNTKKALASVPSPALPRSLSHWEMSRAQESVGFLDPAPAANPGPRRRGRWAQPGVELSVRSMLDLRQLETLAPSPRGPSQDSLATISSGPRKHGQQALETSLTSQNEKSPRPQASQPCSCPRIIRLLSQEEGVFAQDLEPAPVEDGIVYPEPSDSPTMDTSEFQVQAPARGTLGRVYPGSRSSEKHSPDSACSVDYSSSCLSSPEHPTEDSESTEPLSVDGISSDLEEPAEGDEEEEEEEGGMGPYGLQEGSPRTPDQEQFLKQHFETLANGAAPGAPVQVPERSESRSISSRYLLQVQTRPLREPSPSSSSLALMSRPAQVPQASGEQPRGNGASPPGAPPEVEPSSGNPSPQQAASVLLPRCRLNSDSSWAPKRVATASPLSGLQKAQSVHSLVPQERDEAGLQAPSPGPLLSREMEAQDGLGSLPLADGPPSRPHSYQNPTTSSMAKISRSISVGENLGLVAEPQAPAPIRVSPLSKLALPSRAHLVLDIPKPLPDRPTLAAFSPVTKGRTPGEAEKPGFPLGLGKAHSTTERWACLGEGTTAKPRTECQAHPGPSSPCAQQLPVSSLLRGPENLPPPPPEKTPNPMECTKPGAALSQDSEPAVSLEQCEQLVAELRGSVRQAVRLYHSVAGCKMPSAEHSRIAQLLRDTFSSVRQELEALAGAVPSSPGGSPGAVGAEQTQALLEQYSELLLRAVERRMERKL, from the exons GTGTGTGGTTGTGTTGTTCAATCCCCGGAAACACAAACAGCACCACATCCTCAACAGTTCCAG GAAAACCATCACTGCCCTTGCCTTCTCCCCTGATGGCAAGTACTTGGTCACTGGAGAG AGTGGGCACATGCCCGCCGTGCGGGTTTGGGACGTGGCAGAGCGCAGCCAGGTGGCCGAGCTGCAGGAGCACAAGTATGGTGTGGCTTGTGTGGCTTTCTCTCCTAGCGCCAAGTACATCGTCTCTGTGGGCTACCAGCATGACATGATCGTCAACGTGTGGGCCTGGAAG AAAAACATTGTGGTGGCCTCCAACAAGGTGTCCAGTCGGGTGACAGCAGTGTCCTTCTCTGAGGATTGCAGCTACTTTGTCACTGCAGGCAACCGGCACATCAAATTCTGGTATCTCGATGACAGCAAGACCTCAAAG GTGAATGCCACTGTGCCCCTGCTGGGCCGCTCAGGGCTGCTGGGAGAGCTGCGGAACAACCTATTCACTGATGTGGCCTGTGGCAGAGGGAAGAAGGCGGACAGCACCTTCTGCATCACGTCCTCGGGGCTGCTGTGCGAGTTCAGTGATCGAAGGCTTTTGGACAAGTGGGTGGAGCTGAGG AACACAGACAGCTTCACA ACCACAGTGGCCCACTGCATCTCTGTGAGCCAAGACTACATCTTCTGTGGCTGTGCTGATGGCACCGTGCGCCTTTTCAACCCCTCTAACCTGCACTTCCTTAGCACCTTGCCCCGACCCCATGCTCTGGGGACAGACATTGCCAGCATCACTGAGGCCAG TCGCCTCTTCTCTGGAGTGGCCAATGCCAGGTATCCAGACACCATTGCCTTGACCTTTGATCCTACTAATCAGTGGCTGTCTTGTGTGTACAACGATCATAGCATTTATGTTTGGGATGTGAGGGACCCCAAGAAAGTGGGCAAGGTGTACTCGGCTCTGTATCATTCTTCCTGCGTCTGGAGTGTGGAG GTCTACCCCGAGGTGAAGGACAGTAACCAGGCCTGCCTGCCCCCTAGTTCCTTCATTACCTGCTCCTCAGACAACACCATCCGCCTATGGAATACAGAGAGCTCCGGGGTGCATGGCTCCACCCTCCACCGAAACATCCTCAGCAGT GACCTCATTAAAATCATCTATGTGGATGGGAACACCCAGGCCCTGCTGGACACAGAGCTGCCTGGAGGAGAAAAAGCGGATGCGTCCCTGATGGATCCCCGCGTGGGCATCCGCTCGGTGTGTGTCAGCCCCAATGGACAGCATCTAGCATCAGGGGACCGTATGGGCACACTTAG GGTGCACGAACTTCAGTCCCTGAGTGAAATGCTGAAGGTGGAGGCCCATGACTCTGAGATTCTGTGCCTGGAGTATTCTAAGCCAGACACAG GTCTGAAACTGCTAGCATCGGCGAGCCGGGACCGGCTGATCCACGTGCTGGATGCCGGGCGGGAATACAGCCTACAGCAGACACTGGACGAACACTCATCCTCCATCACTGCTGTCAAGTTTGCAG CCAGCGATGGGCAAGTCCGCATGATCAGCTGTGGAGCCGACAAGAGCATCTACTTCCGCACTGCGCAGAAG TCTGGAGATGGAGTGCAGTTCACACGGACACACCACGTGGTGCGGAAGACGACGCTCTATGACATGGATGTGGAGCCCAGCTGGAAGTACACGGCCATCGGCTGCCAGGACCGAAATATTCG GATATTTAACATCAGCAGCGGGAAGCAGAAGAAGCTGTTTAAAGGGTCACAGGGTGAGGATGGCACACTCATCAAG GTGCAGACAGACCCCTCAGGGATCTACATTGCCACCAGCTGTTCCGACAAGAATCTCTCCATTTTTGACTTCTCCTCAGGCGAGTGTGTGGCCACCATGTTTGGCCACTCAG AGATTGTCACTGGCATGAAATTTAGTAATGATTGCAAACATCTCATCTCTGTGTCTGGGGACAG CTGCATATTTGTGTGGCGCCTGAGCTCTGAGATGACCATCAGCATGAGGCAGCGTCTGGCCGAGCTGCGCCAGCGTCAGCGGGGCGGCAAGCAGCAAGGACCATCCTCTCCCCAAAGGGCTTCTGGACCCAACCG GCACCAGGCCCCATCGATGCTGTCTCCTGGACCTACTCTCTCATCAGACAGTGACAAGGAGGGAGAAGATGAGGGGACTGAAGAAGAACTTCCAGCACTGCCCGTCCTTGCCAAGAATACCAAGAAAGCACTGG CCTCGGTCCCCAGCCCTGCCTTGCCCCGAAGCCTGTCCCACTGGGAGATGAGTCGG GCACAGGAGTCCGTGGGGTTCCTGGACCCAGCTCCTGCAGCCAACCCAGGACCCAGAAGAAGGGGGCGCTGGGCTCAGCCAGGTGTGGAGCTGAGCGTTCGATCCATGCTGGACCTACGGCAGCTGGAAACACTGGCTCCAAGCCCACGGGGCCCTAGCCAGGACTCGCTGGCCACCATCTCATCTGGTCCCAGGAAGCATGGGCAGCAGGCCCTTGAAACTTCACTCACTAGCCAG AATGAAAAGTCCCCTCGGCCTCAGGCTTCCCAACCCTGTTCCTGTCCCCGTATTATCCGATTATTGTCACAAGAGGAAGGGGTCTTTGCCCAAGATCTGGAACCTGCACCCGTTGAAGATGGTATTGTCTACCCGGAGCCGAGTGACAGCCCCACCATGGATACCAG TGAGTTCCAGGTGCAGGCTCCAGCCCGGGGAACTCTGGGAAGAGTGTACCCAGGCAGCAGGAGCTCAGAAAAGCACAGCCCTGACAGTGCCTGCTCTGTGGACTACAGCAGCAGCTGCCTTTCCAGCCCCGAGCACCCCACTGAAG ACTCTGAGAGCACGGAGCCCCTCAGTGTGGATGGCATCTCTTCAGACCTTGAAGAGCCAGCTGAGGGtgatgaagaagaggaggaagaggagggaggcatGGGCCCCTATGGGCTGCAGGAGGGCAGCCCCCGGACTCCAGACCAGGAGCAGTTTCTGAAACAGCACTTTGAGACTCTGGCCAATGGAGCTGCTCCAG GGGCCCCAGTGCAGGTGCCAGAGAGGTCAGAGTCTCGGAGCATCTCTTCACGATACCTGTTGCAAGTACAGACCCGCCCACTCAG GGAACCATCCCCATCCTCCTCAAGCCTGGCACTGATGTCGAGACCAGCCCAGGTGCCACAGGCATCTGGTGAGCAGCCGAGAGGCAATGGTGCCAGTCCCCCTGGAGCACCCCCGGAGGTAGAACCGTCCTCCGGCAACCCCAGCCCCCAGCAGGCAGCCTCTGTGCTGTTGCCACGATGCCGTCTCAACTCTGACAGCAGCTGGGCTCCCAAGAGAGTGGCCACAGCCAGCCCCTTATCTGGACTCCAGAAGGCCCAGTCTGTGCACAGTCTGGTGCCACAGG AAAGAGATGAGGCTGGTCTACAGGCCCCTTCACCAGGCCCACTGCTCTCTCGGGAGATGGAAGCTCAGGATGGTCTGGGCTCCCTGCCCCTAGCTGATGGCCCTCCGTCTCGGCCTCACTCCTATCAGAACCCCACCACCAGTTCCATGGCCAAGATATCCCGCAGTATCTCTGTTGGGGAGAACCTGGGCCTGGTGGCTGAACCTCAAGCTCCTGCCCCCATCCGAGTCTCACCACTCAGCAAGCTGGCCCTGCCCAGCCGGGCTCACCTGGTCCTGGACATCCCCAAACCACTGCCTGACCGTCCTACCCTGGCTGCATTCTCTCCTGTCACCAAAGGCCGGACCCCTGGCGAGGCAGAAAAGCCTGGCTTCCCATTGGGCCTAGGAAAAGCTCACAGTACAACTGAGAGATGGGCCTGTTTGGGGGAGGGTACCACTGCCAAGCCTAGGACAGAGTGCCAGGCTCATCCTGGGCCCAGCAGCCCCTGTGCCCAGCAACTGCCAGTCAGCAGCCTCCTCCGAGGCCCTGAAAACTTGCCGCCCCCACCCCCTGAGAAGACTCCCAACCCCATGGAATGCACCAAGCCAGGGGCAGCCCTGAGCCAGGACTCAG AGCCAGCGGTGAGCCTGGAGCAGTGTGAGCAGCTGGTGGCAGAGCTCCGCGGTAGCGTGCGCCAGGCCGTGCGGCTCTACCACTCG GTGGCTGGCTGCAAGATGCCCTCAGCAGAGCACAGTCGGATCGCCCAGCTCCTCAGAGACACCTTCTCTTCAGTGCGACAGGAGCTGGAAGCCCTGGCTGGGGCAGTGCCGTCCAGCCCAGGCGGCAGCCCTGGGGCTGTGGGAGCCGAGCAGACACAGGCCCTGCTGGAGCAATACTCAGAACTGTTGCTTCGAGCCGTGGAACGGCGCATGGAACGCAAACTCTGA
- the LOC105491835 gene encoding mitogen-activated protein kinase-binding protein 1 isoform X5, producing MAVEGSTITSRIKNLLRSPSIKLRRNKAGNRREDLSSKSGHMPAVRVWDVAERSQVAELQEHKYGVACVAFSPSAKYIVSVGYQHDMIVNVWAWKKNIVVASNKVSSRVTAVSFSEDCSYFVTAGNRHIKFWYLDDSKTSKVNATVPLLGRSGLLGELRNNLFTDVACGRGKKADSTFCITSSGLLCEFSDRRLLDKWVELRNTDSFTTTVAHCISVSQDYIFCGCADGTVRLFNPSNLHFLSTLPRPHALGTDIASITEASRLFSGVANARYPDTIALTFDPTNQWLSCVYNDHSIYVWDVRDPKKVGKVYSALYHSSCVWSVEVYPEVKDSNQACLPPSSFITCSSDNTIRLWNTESSGVHGSTLHRNILSSDLIKIIYVDGNTQALLDTELPGGEKADASLMDPRVGIRSVCVSPNGQHLASGDRMGTLRVHELQSLSEMLKVEAHDSEILCLEYSKPDTGLKLLASASRDRLIHVLDAGREYSLQQTLDEHSSSITAVKFAASDGQVRMISCGADKSIYFRTAQKSGDGVQFTRTHHVVRKTTLYDMDVEPSWKYTAIGCQDRNIRIFNISSGKQKKLFKGSQGEDGTLIKVQTDPSGIYIATSCSDKNLSIFDFSSGECVATMFGHSEIVTGMKFSNDCKHLISVSGDSCIFVWRLSSEMTISMRQRLAELRQRQRGGKQQGPSSPQRASGPNRHQAPSMLSPGPTLSSDSDKEGEDEGTEEELPALPVLAKNTKKALASVPSPALPRSLSHWEMSRAQESVGFLDPAPAANPGPRRRGRWAQPGVELSVRSMLDLRQLETLAPSPRGPSQDSLATISSGPRKHGQQALETSLTSQNEKSPRPQASQPCSCPRIIRLLSQEEGVFAQDLEPAPVEDGIVYPEPSDSPTMDTSEFQVQAPARGTLGRVYPGSRSSEKHSPDSACSVDYSSSCLSSPEHPTEDSESTEPLSVDGISSDLEEPAEGDEEEEEEEGGMGPYGLQEGSPRTPDQEQFLKQHFETLANGAAPGAPVQVPERSESRSISSRYLLQVQTRPLREPSPSSSSLALMSRPAQVPQASGEQPRGNGASPPGAPPEVEPSSGNPSPQQAASVLLPRCRLNSDSSWAPKRVATASPLSGLQKAQSVHSLVPQERDEAGLQAPSPGPLLSREMEAQDGLGSLPLADGPPSRPHSYQNPTTSSMAKISRSISVGENLGLVAEPQAPAPIRVSPLSKLALPSRAHLVLDIPKPLPDRPTLAAFSPVTKGRTPGEAEKPGFPLGLGKAHSTTERWACLGEGTTAKPRTECQAHPGPSSPCAQQLPVSSLLRGPENLPPPPPEKTPNPMECTKPGAALSQDSGVHSSPALISCPILSLPSLLAALWLHLISVGSASGVSRPLCSRLRSISHTPDEPAVSLEQCEQLVAELRGSVRQAVRLYHSVAGCKMPSAEHSRIAQLLRDTFSSVRQELEALAGAVPSSPGGSPGAVGAEQTQALLEQYSELLLRAVERRMERKL from the exons AGTGGGCACATGCCCGCCGTGCGGGTTTGGGACGTGGCAGAGCGCAGCCAGGTGGCCGAGCTGCAGGAGCACAAGTATGGTGTGGCTTGTGTGGCTTTCTCTCCTAGCGCCAAGTACATCGTCTCTGTGGGCTACCAGCATGACATGATCGTCAACGTGTGGGCCTGGAAG AAAAACATTGTGGTGGCCTCCAACAAGGTGTCCAGTCGGGTGACAGCAGTGTCCTTCTCTGAGGATTGCAGCTACTTTGTCACTGCAGGCAACCGGCACATCAAATTCTGGTATCTCGATGACAGCAAGACCTCAAAG GTGAATGCCACTGTGCCCCTGCTGGGCCGCTCAGGGCTGCTGGGAGAGCTGCGGAACAACCTATTCACTGATGTGGCCTGTGGCAGAGGGAAGAAGGCGGACAGCACCTTCTGCATCACGTCCTCGGGGCTGCTGTGCGAGTTCAGTGATCGAAGGCTTTTGGACAAGTGGGTGGAGCTGAGG AACACAGACAGCTTCACA ACCACAGTGGCCCACTGCATCTCTGTGAGCCAAGACTACATCTTCTGTGGCTGTGCTGATGGCACCGTGCGCCTTTTCAACCCCTCTAACCTGCACTTCCTTAGCACCTTGCCCCGACCCCATGCTCTGGGGACAGACATTGCCAGCATCACTGAGGCCAG TCGCCTCTTCTCTGGAGTGGCCAATGCCAGGTATCCAGACACCATTGCCTTGACCTTTGATCCTACTAATCAGTGGCTGTCTTGTGTGTACAACGATCATAGCATTTATGTTTGGGATGTGAGGGACCCCAAGAAAGTGGGCAAGGTGTACTCGGCTCTGTATCATTCTTCCTGCGTCTGGAGTGTGGAG GTCTACCCCGAGGTGAAGGACAGTAACCAGGCCTGCCTGCCCCCTAGTTCCTTCATTACCTGCTCCTCAGACAACACCATCCGCCTATGGAATACAGAGAGCTCCGGGGTGCATGGCTCCACCCTCCACCGAAACATCCTCAGCAGT GACCTCATTAAAATCATCTATGTGGATGGGAACACCCAGGCCCTGCTGGACACAGAGCTGCCTGGAGGAGAAAAAGCGGATGCGTCCCTGATGGATCCCCGCGTGGGCATCCGCTCGGTGTGTGTCAGCCCCAATGGACAGCATCTAGCATCAGGGGACCGTATGGGCACACTTAG GGTGCACGAACTTCAGTCCCTGAGTGAAATGCTGAAGGTGGAGGCCCATGACTCTGAGATTCTGTGCCTGGAGTATTCTAAGCCAGACACAG GTCTGAAACTGCTAGCATCGGCGAGCCGGGACCGGCTGATCCACGTGCTGGATGCCGGGCGGGAATACAGCCTACAGCAGACACTGGACGAACACTCATCCTCCATCACTGCTGTCAAGTTTGCAG CCAGCGATGGGCAAGTCCGCATGATCAGCTGTGGAGCCGACAAGAGCATCTACTTCCGCACTGCGCAGAAG TCTGGAGATGGAGTGCAGTTCACACGGACACACCACGTGGTGCGGAAGACGACGCTCTATGACATGGATGTGGAGCCCAGCTGGAAGTACACGGCCATCGGCTGCCAGGACCGAAATATTCG GATATTTAACATCAGCAGCGGGAAGCAGAAGAAGCTGTTTAAAGGGTCACAGGGTGAGGATGGCACACTCATCAAG GTGCAGACAGACCCCTCAGGGATCTACATTGCCACCAGCTGTTCCGACAAGAATCTCTCCATTTTTGACTTCTCCTCAGGCGAGTGTGTGGCCACCATGTTTGGCCACTCAG AGATTGTCACTGGCATGAAATTTAGTAATGATTGCAAACATCTCATCTCTGTGTCTGGGGACAG CTGCATATTTGTGTGGCGCCTGAGCTCTGAGATGACCATCAGCATGAGGCAGCGTCTGGCCGAGCTGCGCCAGCGTCAGCGGGGCGGCAAGCAGCAAGGACCATCCTCTCCCCAAAGGGCTTCTGGACCCAACCG GCACCAGGCCCCATCGATGCTGTCTCCTGGACCTACTCTCTCATCAGACAGTGACAAGGAGGGAGAAGATGAGGGGACTGAAGAAGAACTTCCAGCACTGCCCGTCCTTGCCAAGAATACCAAGAAAGCACTGG CCTCGGTCCCCAGCCCTGCCTTGCCCCGAAGCCTGTCCCACTGGGAGATGAGTCGG GCACAGGAGTCCGTGGGGTTCCTGGACCCAGCTCCTGCAGCCAACCCAGGACCCAGAAGAAGGGGGCGCTGGGCTCAGCCAGGTGTGGAGCTGAGCGTTCGATCCATGCTGGACCTACGGCAGCTGGAAACACTGGCTCCAAGCCCACGGGGCCCTAGCCAGGACTCGCTGGCCACCATCTCATCTGGTCCCAGGAAGCATGGGCAGCAGGCCCTTGAAACTTCACTCACTAGCCAG AATGAAAAGTCCCCTCGGCCTCAGGCTTCCCAACCCTGTTCCTGTCCCCGTATTATCCGATTATTGTCACAAGAGGAAGGGGTCTTTGCCCAAGATCTGGAACCTGCACCCGTTGAAGATGGTATTGTCTACCCGGAGCCGAGTGACAGCCCCACCATGGATACCAG TGAGTTCCAGGTGCAGGCTCCAGCCCGGGGAACTCTGGGAAGAGTGTACCCAGGCAGCAGGAGCTCAGAAAAGCACAGCCCTGACAGTGCCTGCTCTGTGGACTACAGCAGCAGCTGCCTTTCCAGCCCCGAGCACCCCACTGAAG ACTCTGAGAGCACGGAGCCCCTCAGTGTGGATGGCATCTCTTCAGACCTTGAAGAGCCAGCTGAGGGtgatgaagaagaggaggaagaggagggaggcatGGGCCCCTATGGGCTGCAGGAGGGCAGCCCCCGGACTCCAGACCAGGAGCAGTTTCTGAAACAGCACTTTGAGACTCTGGCCAATGGAGCTGCTCCAG GGGCCCCAGTGCAGGTGCCAGAGAGGTCAGAGTCTCGGAGCATCTCTTCACGATACCTGTTGCAAGTACAGACCCGCCCACTCAG GGAACCATCCCCATCCTCCTCAAGCCTGGCACTGATGTCGAGACCAGCCCAGGTGCCACAGGCATCTGGTGAGCAGCCGAGAGGCAATGGTGCCAGTCCCCCTGGAGCACCCCCGGAGGTAGAACCGTCCTCCGGCAACCCCAGCCCCCAGCAGGCAGCCTCTGTGCTGTTGCCACGATGCCGTCTCAACTCTGACAGCAGCTGGGCTCCCAAGAGAGTGGCCACAGCCAGCCCCTTATCTGGACTCCAGAAGGCCCAGTCTGTGCACAGTCTGGTGCCACAGG AAAGAGATGAGGCTGGTCTACAGGCCCCTTCACCAGGCCCACTGCTCTCTCGGGAGATGGAAGCTCAGGATGGTCTGGGCTCCCTGCCCCTAGCTGATGGCCCTCCGTCTCGGCCTCACTCCTATCAGAACCCCACCACCAGTTCCATGGCCAAGATATCCCGCAGTATCTCTGTTGGGGAGAACCTGGGCCTGGTGGCTGAACCTCAAGCTCCTGCCCCCATCCGAGTCTCACCACTCAGCAAGCTGGCCCTGCCCAGCCGGGCTCACCTGGTCCTGGACATCCCCAAACCACTGCCTGACCGTCCTACCCTGGCTGCATTCTCTCCTGTCACCAAAGGCCGGACCCCTGGCGAGGCAGAAAAGCCTGGCTTCCCATTGGGCCTAGGAAAAGCTCACAGTACAACTGAGAGATGGGCCTGTTTGGGGGAGGGTACCACTGCCAAGCCTAGGACAGAGTGCCAGGCTCATCCTGGGCCCAGCAGCCCCTGTGCCCAGCAACTGCCAGTCAGCAGCCTCCTCCGAGGCCCTGAAAACTTGCCGCCCCCACCCCCTGAGAAGACTCCCAACCCCATGGAATGCACCAAGCCAGGGGCAGCCCTGAGCCAGGACTCAGGTGTGCACAGCTCCCCAGCTCTCATCTCCTGCCCCATCCTTTCTCTCCCGTCTCTGTTGGCCGCTCTCTGGCTCCATCTCATTTCTGTGGGTTCAGCTTCTGGTGTTTCTCGGCCTCTCTGCTCCCGTCTCAGGTCCATAAGTCACACCCCTGATG AGCCAGCGGTGAGCCTGGAGCAGTGTGAGCAGCTGGTGGCAGAGCTCCGCGGTAGCGTGCGCCAGGCCGTGCGGCTCTACCACTCG GTGGCTGGCTGCAAGATGCCCTCAGCAGAGCACAGTCGGATCGCCCAGCTCCTCAGAGACACCTTCTCTTCAGTGCGACAGGAGCTGGAAGCCCTGGCTGGGGCAGTGCCGTCCAGCCCAGGCGGCAGCCCTGGGGCTGTGGGAGCCGAGCAGACACAGGCCCTGCTGGAGCAATACTCAGAACTGTTGCTTCGAGCCGTGGAACGGCGCATGGAACGCAAACTCTGA